A DNA window from Gammaproteobacteria bacterium contains the following coding sequences:
- the uvrA gene encoding excinuclease ABC subunit UvrA — translation MQNISIRGARTHNLKNVDVDLPRNQLIVITGLSGSGKSSLAFDTLYAEGQRRYVESLSAYARQFLSVMEKPDVDLIEGLSPAISIEQKAASHNPRSTVGTITEIYDYLRLLYARVGEPRCPLHHLPLQAQTISQMVDTVLSLPEGTKLMLLAPIVHERKGEHLQVFEQLRRQGFVRARINGKIEELENPPKLELRKKHTIEVVVDRIKVREDLRLRLTESFETTLSLSEGLAKIAYLEEKGPETVFSANFACAQCGYSISELEPRLFSFNNPVGACPTCNGLGVKQFFDEHKIIVDESLSLAEGAIRGWDRRNFYFFQILKSLAKHYRFSIENPFQKLNSKIKNILLFGSGDDDIDFYFVNERGKVIHKVHPFEGVIPNMERRYRETESASVREDLGRYLTTSACNDCGGTRLRSEARNVFIGDKNLPEIADMAIEDSSRFFKKMKLPGWRGKIAQKVLKEIESRLNFLVSVGLDYLSLSRSAESLSGGETQRIRLASQIGSGLVGVMYILDEPSIGLHQRDNERLLETLVRLRNLGNTVIVVEHDEDAIRNADFVIDIGPGAGVHGGTIVAMGKPADIISNPASLTGQYLSGKRKIELPLQRLTFDRKRVLRLKGVRCNNLKNVDVDIPVGLMTCITGVSGSGKSSLINDTLYPLAATELNGATTLEPGPYTSITGLGFLDKVVDIDQSPIGRTPRSNAATYTGLFTPIRELFAGTPESRSRGYTVGRFSFNVSGGRCEACEGEGVIKVEMHFLADIYVTCDVCKSKRYNRETLDIRYKDKNIYDVLSMTVEEARLFFDAIPQIARKLQTLIEVGLSYITLGQSATTLSGGEAQRVKLAKELSKRGTGNTLYILDEPTTGLHFHDIKQLLEVLHRLRDQGNTILVIEHNLDVIKTADWIIDLGPEGGTKGGLIIAEGTPEEVVKNKKSYTGRYLKPLLTQGAYETIPE, via the coding sequence ATGCAAAATATTTCAATCCGCGGTGCACGTACACATAATTTGAAAAATGTAGATGTTGATTTGCCTCGTAATCAATTAATTGTAATAACAGGTTTATCTGGATCTGGGAAGTCTTCGCTCGCGTTTGATACTCTCTATGCAGAGGGTCAGCGACGTTATGTAGAATCGCTTTCTGCTTATGCGAGACAATTTCTCTCAGTAATGGAGAAACCCGATGTTGATCTTATTGAAGGGCTATCACCTGCAATATCTATTGAACAAAAAGCAGCATCGCATAATCCCCGGTCAACAGTAGGCACGATCACTGAAATATACGACTATCTTAGACTTCTATATGCGAGGGTGGGTGAACCACGCTGTCCTTTGCATCACCTGCCATTACAAGCTCAAACCATTAGTCAGATGGTTGATACCGTTTTATCTCTTCCCGAAGGAACAAAATTAATGCTTTTGGCACCGATTGTTCATGAACGGAAAGGAGAACATCTCCAGGTCTTTGAACAACTTCGTAGGCAAGGATTCGTAAGAGCGAGGATTAACGGTAAAATAGAAGAATTAGAAAACCCACCCAAGCTCGAACTCCGTAAAAAACACACTATCGAAGTGGTGGTTGATCGCATTAAAGTTAGAGAAGATCTACGGCTTAGACTGACAGAATCATTTGAAACAACACTGTCACTTTCAGAGGGTCTGGCCAAAATTGCCTACCTTGAAGAGAAAGGACCTGAAACGGTTTTTTCGGCTAATTTTGCCTGTGCACAATGCGGATATAGTATTTCGGAATTGGAGCCAAGGTTGTTTTCATTCAATAATCCAGTGGGGGCTTGTCCTACTTGCAATGGGCTGGGTGTTAAACAATTTTTTGACGAACATAAAATTATCGTAGATGAAAGTTTGAGTTTGGCAGAAGGGGCAATTCGGGGCTGGGATAGACGCAATTTTTATTTTTTTCAAATCTTAAAATCGCTGGCGAAGCATTATCGATTTAGTATTGAAAATCCATTCCAAAAATTAAATTCTAAAATCAAAAATATTTTACTTTTTGGTAGCGGTGATGATGATATTGATTTCTATTTTGTAAATGAACGTGGCAAGGTAATTCATAAGGTACATCCTTTTGAAGGCGTTATTCCAAATATGGAACGTAGATATAGAGAAACTGAATCGGCATCTGTCCGCGAAGATCTAGGCCGTTATCTTACAACAAGTGCTTGTAATGATTGTGGGGGTACTCGGCTACGTTCAGAAGCAAGAAATGTTTTTATTGGTGACAAAAATTTGCCTGAAATTGCAGATATGGCGATTGAGGATTCCAGTCGTTTTTTTAAAAAAATGAAACTCCCAGGTTGGCGGGGCAAAATTGCCCAAAAGGTATTAAAAGAAATAGAAAGCAGACTTAACTTTCTGGTTAGCGTGGGCTTAGATTATCTCAGCCTTAGTCGTAGTGCTGAGTCATTGTCAGGAGGCGAGACGCAGCGTATTCGCTTAGCCAGTCAAATCGGCTCCGGCCTGGTAGGTGTCATGTATATTCTTGATGAGCCCTCAATAGGATTACATCAACGCGATAATGAACGGTTATTAGAGACGCTTGTGCGACTGCGTAACTTAGGTAATACCGTAATTGTGGTTGAACATGATGAAGATGCTATTCGAAATGCTGATTTTGTTATTGATATAGGTCCGGGTGCCGGAGTTCATGGGGGCACGATAGTGGCAATGGGTAAACCCGCCGATATTATATCTAATCCTGCATCGCTCACTGGCCAATATTTATCAGGAAAGAGAAAAATTGAACTGCCCTTACAACGGTTAACGTTTGATCGTAAGCGTGTGTTGCGATTAAAGGGAGTACGCTGTAACAATTTAAAAAATGTCGATGTTGATATTCCAGTTGGGCTTATGACCTGTATTACAGGTGTTTCAGGCTCAGGCAAATCAAGTTTGATTAATGATACTTTATATCCTCTCGCCGCTACTGAGTTGAATGGTGCCACTACACTTGAACCGGGGCCTTATACGAGTATTACGGGTCTTGGTTTTCTAGATAAGGTAGTGGATATTGATCAAAGCCCTATCGGTCGAACTCCTCGTTCAAATGCTGCAACCTATACAGGTTTATTCACCCCTATTCGCGAACTTTTCGCGGGTACACCAGAGTCAAGGTCCAGAGGCTATACCGTCGGACGATTCAGTTTCAATGTGAGTGGCGGACGGTGTGAGGCTTGTGAAGGTGAGGGGGTGATCAAAGTTGAGATGCATTTCTTGGCAGATATTTATGTAACCTGCGATGTATGCAAGAGTAAACGCTACAATCGTGAAACATTAGATATCCGCTACAAAGATAAAAATATTTATGATGTCCTTTCTATGACGGTAGAAGAAGCGCGTCTCTTTTTTGATGCAATTCCTCAGATCGCACGAAAACTACAAACCTTAATCGAAGTGGGTCTCAGTTATATAACACTGGGACAAAGTGCCACAACGTTATCTGGAGGTGAGGCTCAACGTGTGAAATTAGCGAAGGAGCTTTCTAAACGAGGGACAGGAAACACACTCTATATACTAGATGAGCCAACCACTGGTTTACATTTTCATGATATCAAGCAATTACTTGAGGTATTACATCGATTAAGAGACCAGGGAAATACCATCCTTGTGATTGAACATAATCTAGATGTGATTAAAACAGCAGATTGGATAATTGATTTAGGTCCTGAGGGTGGAACTAAAGGAGGTCTAATCATTGCTGAGGGGACGCCTGAAGAGGTGGTGAAAAACAAAAAATCATACACCGGACGTTATTTAAAACCCTTACTCACTCAGGGAGCTTATGAAACTATACCAGAATAA
- the ssb gene encoding single-stranded DNA-binding protein — MARGVNKVILIGNLGNDPEVRYTPSGSAVANVNLATSETWRDKQSGELQDRTEWHRVVFFNRLAEIVGEYLRKGSKIYVEGTLRTRKWTDKNGVERYTTEIIANEMHILDSRNSATGSPANHPPTTNDDFEPASSNIPHPESTTHDNFDDDIPF, encoded by the coding sequence ATGGCTAGAGGTGTCAACAAAGTCATCTTAATTGGAAATCTTGGTAATGACCCCGAAGTTCGTTACACCCCTAGTGGTAGCGCAGTAGCAAACGTAAATTTAGCTACAAGTGAAACCTGGCGCGATAAACAATCCGGCGAATTGCAAGATAGAACTGAATGGCACCGTGTTGTATTCTTCAACCGTCTAGCAGAAATTGTAGGTGAATACCTACGCAAGGGCTCCAAAATTTATGTTGAAGGCACATTGAGAACCCGTAAATGGACTGACAAAAATGGCGTGGAACGATACACTACCGAGATTATAGCCAATGAAATGCATATATTAGATAGTCGCAATTCAGCTACTGGAAGCCCTGCAAATCATCCACCCACCACTAATGATGATTTCGAACCGGCCTCTTCTAATATCCCCCACCCTGAATCCACAACACATGATAACTTTGACGACGATATTCCGTTCTAA
- a CDS encoding peptide deformylase yields MIKKIVRMGNPLLAGQAKPVEAFSTPELYQLIQDLFDTMKSNGGVGIAAPQIGVALQVVVFGFDHSTRYPHATSIPETVLINPRFVPVSDEHYPDWEGCLSMRGLRGLAHRFKQIHYEGYDQHGNFFEREVSGFHARVVQHEIDHLNGKLLVNRVNDLSYFGFEDEMQTLMQQTGDKLA; encoded by the coding sequence ATGATTAAAAAAATTGTACGTATGGGCAATCCATTACTAGCAGGACAAGCCAAACCTGTAGAGGCTTTTAGTACCCCAGAATTATATCAATTAATACAAGACCTTTTTGATACCATGAAATCGAATGGCGGAGTTGGAATCGCCGCACCGCAAATTGGGGTTGCTCTGCAAGTGGTTGTATTCGGATTTGATCACTCTACTCGTTATCCACATGCCACCTCTATTCCAGAAACTGTTTTAATTAATCCGCGTTTTGTTCCTGTAAGCGATGAACATTATCCCGATTGGGAAGGTTGTTTGAGTATGCGGGGGTTACGAGGGCTTGCTCATCGATTTAAGCAAATACATTATGAAGGTTATGATCAACACGGCAATTTTTTCGAACGGGAAGTAAGTGGTTTTCATGCTAGAGTCGTGCAACACGAAATAGATCATCTCAACGGCAAGCTTTTAGTCAATAGAGTTAATGACCTTAGCTATTTCGGGTTTGAAGATGAGATGCAAACGCTGATGCAACAGACTGGAGACAAATTGGCTTAG
- the hemE gene encoding uroporphyrinogen decarboxylase encodes MTIKNTDRFLRALARKPVDCTPVWIMRQAGRYLPEYREIRSKNKEFLTLCKTPELACEVTLQPLKRFALDAAIIFSDILTIPDAMGLGLYFETNEGPRFLKPIRDAQSIAQLPIPDMENELLYVMDAIRLVRKELDGKIPLIGFTGSPWTLATYMVEGGSSKNFHLVKRFLFTEPQAFKQLLDKLVTAISLYLKAQAAAGAQALMIFDTWGGILTPHDYQNFSLNPMSNIIHNVKKDFPEVPIILFTKNGGQWLSSMVKSGADALGLDWTIDIGHAREQVGDKVALQGNMDPSILYASPERIREEVRKILHSYGHGSGHIFNLGHGIHPEIPPENVAVLVDAVHEFSQPLHQVKAQ; translated from the coding sequence ATGACAATAAAGAATACCGATCGATTTCTGCGTGCCTTGGCAAGAAAACCTGTAGATTGTACCCCTGTTTGGATCATGCGACAGGCGGGCCGATACTTGCCTGAATACCGGGAGATTCGCAGCAAAAACAAAGAATTTCTAACGCTGTGTAAAACCCCCGAGCTGGCCTGCGAGGTTACCCTACAGCCTCTCAAGCGTTTTGCTTTAGATGCCGCAATTATTTTTTCTGATATTCTTACTATTCCTGATGCGATGGGGCTGGGTCTTTATTTCGAGACCAATGAAGGTCCTCGCTTCCTCAAGCCCATAAGAGATGCTCAAAGTATTGCCCAGTTACCCATACCTGACATGGAAAATGAGCTGTTGTATGTGATGGATGCCATAAGACTTGTTAGAAAAGAGCTTGATGGAAAAATCCCTTTGATTGGCTTTACTGGTAGTCCGTGGACGTTAGCAACTTACATGGTAGAAGGCGGCAGTAGTAAAAATTTTCATCTGGTGAAACGTTTTTTATTTACCGAGCCTCAAGCATTTAAGCAGTTATTAGATAAATTGGTTACAGCGATTAGTCTGTATTTGAAAGCACAAGCTGCAGCCGGTGCCCAAGCGCTTATGATTTTTGATACGTGGGGAGGAATATTAACCCCTCACGATTATCAAAATTTTTCTCTGAACCCAATGTCGAATATCATTCACAATGTTAAAAAAGATTTCCCTGAAGTACCTATTATTCTTTTTACTAAAAATGGCGGTCAATGGTTATCGTCAATGGTGAAAAGTGGGGCTGATGCCCTCGGTCTTGATTGGACTATTGACATCGGTCATGCACGTGAACAAGTCGGAGACAAGGTTGCATTACAGGGCAATATGGATCCCTCTATTTTATATGCATCCCCTGAACGGATCCGAGAAGAAGTAAGAAAAATTTTACATAGTTACGGACATGGCTCGGGCCATATCTTTAATTTAGGCCACGGAATTCATCCCGAGATTCCGCCTGAAAATGTTGCGGTGCTAGTAGATGCCGTACATGAATTCAGCCAGCCCTTGCATCAAGTTAAAGCCCAGTAA
- the rplQ gene encoding 50S ribosomal protein L17 produces the protein MRHRKSGRKLNRNSSHRKAMYQNMVVSLLTHELIKTTLPKAKELRRVAEPIITLAKEDSVATRRLAFNRLRNKEIMDKLFTNLGPRFKNRPGGYLRIIKCGFRPSDKAPMALVELVDRNVD, from the coding sequence ATGCGACATCGTAAAAGTGGTAGAAAACTTAATAGAAATAGTAGTCATCGTAAAGCAATGTATCAAAACATGGTTGTTTCATTGCTTACACACGAACTTATCAAAACCACGCTGCCAAAAGCTAAAGAACTGCGTCGTGTTGCTGAGCCAATTATCACCTTAGCAAAAGAAGATAGTGTTGCTACACGAAGGTTAGCGTTTAATCGACTTAGAAATAAAGAAATCATGGACAAACTCTTTACCAATCTTGGTCCACGTTTCAAGAATCGTCCAGGCGGGTATTTGCGTATTATTAAATGTGGCTTCCGCCCCAGTGATAAAGCGCCAATGGCGTTAGTGGAGCTAGTTGATCGTAATGTCGACTAA
- a CDS encoding MFS transporter: MGKSRTIVSLASILSFRMLGLFMIYPVFTVYAPQFNQGSSFLIGIALGIYGLTQALLQFPLSTLSDRWGRKPIITFGLLILALGSIISALTHNIYILILGRALQGSGAIGSTLMAYAADVTSVENRTKAMALMGITIGISFALSMVLGPLINSWVHLSGIFWLTALFALFGILIQYVFLPPTSLPTQSKQPLSRIIKSLFKQDDFLFFNISILVLHAILTASFVAIPLFFSQWGITSNAQWKIYLPVLFAGFAITLPILIIAEKKHLIKHSLVLGVLALAVAEFLFFGFPTIKNVMIMALFCFFFGFTLLEALLPSLVSKIAPPLHRGSAMGIFSTFQFMGIFIGGVFAGLIRSHYNDAFIFYYCSVLCGLWLCFLGFSKVRYCVLQNES, encoded by the coding sequence ATGGGCAAAAGCCGCACCATCGTATCTCTGGCGTCCATTCTTTCATTTCGAATGCTAGGTCTTTTTATGATTTACCCCGTATTCACTGTCTATGCTCCGCAGTTCAATCAAGGTAGTTCTTTTCTAATTGGGATTGCACTTGGCATATATGGCCTGACCCAAGCACTACTTCAATTTCCCTTAAGCACGCTTTCTGACCGCTGGGGTCGCAAACCCATTATCACTTTTGGCCTGCTCATTTTAGCATTAGGAAGTATCATTTCCGCCCTAACACATAATATTTATATTTTGATATTAGGACGTGCCCTACAAGGTTCCGGCGCTATTGGAAGCACCCTCATGGCATATGCGGCTGATGTCACCAGCGTGGAAAATCGCACTAAGGCAATGGCTCTCATGGGTATTACCATTGGGATTTCTTTTGCTCTATCAATGGTCTTGGGTCCCCTTATTAATAGTTGGGTACATTTATCAGGTATTTTTTGGTTAACAGCGCTATTCGCGCTATTTGGAATTCTGATTCAATATGTTTTTCTCCCCCCCACTTCGCTGCCAACACAAAGTAAGCAACCTCTGAGTCGAATTATAAAATCACTCTTCAAACAAGATGACTTTCTTTTCTTTAACATCAGCATCTTAGTGTTGCATGCCATTTTAACCGCAAGTTTTGTCGCGATTCCTTTATTTTTTTCTCAATGGGGCATCACTTCTAATGCCCAATGGAAAATTTATTTGCCCGTCTTATTTGCTGGATTTGCTATCACTCTTCCCATTCTAATTATTGCTGAAAAAAAACATCTGATTAAACATTCCTTAGTTTTAGGAGTGTTAGCATTGGCCGTTGCTGAATTTCTATTCTTCGGATTTCCAACTATTAAAAATGTCATGATTATGGCTTTATTTTGCTTCTTTTTTGGCTTCACCTTATTGGAGGCGTTATTACCCTCCCTGGTTTCAAAAATTGCGCCCCCGCTTCATAGAGGAAGTGCTATGGGTATATTCTCCACCTTTCAATTTATGGGTATTTTTATCGGGGGAGTTTTCGCAGGATTAATTCGCAGCCACTATAACGATGCTTTTATTTTTTATTATTGCAGCGTACTTTGTGGCTTATGGTTATGTTTTTTGGGGTTTTCAAAAGTACGGTATTGCGTTTTGCAGAACGAATCATAA
- a CDS encoding tyrosine transporter produces MKLYQNKTFGSILLIAGTQIGAGMLALPITTAKGGIFNSTLLFILAFSYMLLTLFLLLEANLYEQSYEANIISMSKKRLGTIGQFIAWFSFLFLLYSVAAAYISAGGSLLAPIIQGAIHHGNDNWGTLLFIIIFGTTVFFGAWLIDYINRILMIGLIASYLTLLFFVIPHVDFTQISAGNPKYLLAAVPVVVLSFTSHIIVPSLRAYLKNDIVQLKRALIIGSIVPLIFYIIWEMLILGVMPLKGEFGLAQIASGPHPVASLAEALHSHLGLTWIAVGVGSFSFFALVTSFLGVILALMDFLADGFQIKKTLVGRALLFMITIIPPLIFALFYPSGFVLALSYAGVFVAILYGILPVMMIWKARYQEKIKAPFQMPGGKVTLIISLVGAVIVILFQIAASFEWLPK; encoded by the coding sequence ATGAAACTATACCAGAATAAAACCTTTGGCAGCATTCTGTTAATTGCAGGGACGCAAATTGGTGCCGGTATGTTGGCATTACCCATTACTACTGCGAAGGGCGGAATATTCAACTCCACATTACTTTTCATTCTAGCCTTTAGTTATATGTTACTGACCTTGTTTCTATTATTGGAAGCAAACTTGTATGAACAAAGTTATGAAGCCAATATTATCTCAATGTCTAAAAAGCGTCTGGGAACTATAGGCCAATTCATTGCTTGGTTTTCTTTTTTGTTTTTACTTTATTCGGTCGCTGCCGCTTATATTTCAGCGGGTGGCTCGCTTCTTGCGCCCATTATTCAAGGCGCCATTCATCATGGCAATGATAATTGGGGTACTCTTTTATTTATCATAATTTTTGGGACGACGGTTTTTTTTGGAGCCTGGTTGATTGATTATATCAATCGAATTTTAATGATAGGATTGATAGCTTCTTATTTAACCCTGCTTTTTTTTGTTATTCCCCATGTTGATTTCACACAAATTTCCGCAGGAAATCCAAAATATTTACTGGCAGCCGTTCCAGTCGTCGTATTGTCTTTTACTTCTCATATCATTGTCCCAAGTTTAAGAGCCTATTTAAAAAACGATATAGTGCAATTAAAGAGAGCTTTAATTATCGGGAGTATTGTACCTTTAATTTTTTACATCATATGGGAAATGCTCATTTTAGGTGTAATGCCTCTTAAAGGTGAGTTTGGATTAGCGCAAATTGCAAGTGGTCCTCATCCTGTTGCGTCTCTTGCTGAAGCATTACATTCGCATCTGGGGTTAACGTGGATTGCAGTAGGGGTGGGTAGCTTTTCTTTTTTTGCCTTAGTCACTTCTTTTTTAGGGGTGATATTGGCGCTAATGGACTTTTTAGCTGATGGCTTTCAAATTAAAAAAACTTTAGTGGGAAGAGCGTTATTATTCATGATCACCATTATCCCACCCTTAATTTTTGCACTTTTCTATCCATCGGGATTTGTTCTAGCATTAAGTTACGCGGGAGTTTTTGTCGCTATACTTTACGGTATCTTGCCTGTAATGATGATTTGGAAAGCGAGGTATCAAGAAAAAATTAAAGCCCCCTTTCAAATGCCGGGCGGAAAAGTCACGTTAATTATTTCTTTAGTAGGGGCGGTTATTGTCATACTTTTTCAGATTGCAGCGTCCTTTGAGTGGCTTCCCAAATAG
- a CDS encoding peptide chain release factor 3 yields MTELLNEINRRRTFAIISHPDAGKTTLTEKLLLFGGAIQLAGTVKGRKASRHATSDWMELEKQRGISVTTSVMQFPYQDCVINLLDTPGHEDFSEDTYRTLTAVDSALMVIDAAKGVEPRTIKLLEVCRLRNIPILTFINKMDRETRDPLELLDEIESVLKIKCTPITWPLGMGKSFKGVYHLLRNEFHFYEHGQNSKAQAGLIISGLQNPELDQRLEDDAKNLREEINLVAGASHSFDQASYLAGSLTPVFFGSAMNNFGVKELLDTFVSYAPSTQPRPTTTRTVDPSEKNFTGFVFKIQANMDPAHRDRIAFLRVCSGKYQKGMKIRHVRNKRDIQIQNALTFMAGDREHIEEAYPGDIIGLHNHGTIQIGDTFSQGEELQFIGIPYFAPEIFRRVRLQDPLKLKALQKGLLQLSEEGATQFFRPLNSNELILGAVGVLQFDVVAYRLKNEYNVECKYEEVSITTARWIHSDNKKKLEEFKQHLGHNLALDVGNNLTYLAPTNINLNLTQERWPEIEFRPTREHIDYT; encoded by the coding sequence ATGACTGAGCTACTCAACGAAATTAATCGACGCAGAACTTTTGCTATCATTTCTCATCCTGATGCGGGGAAAACCACCCTTACTGAAAAATTATTATTATTTGGTGGTGCAATTCAATTAGCAGGCACGGTTAAAGGTCGAAAAGCTTCCCGGCACGCAACTTCGGATTGGATGGAATTAGAGAAGCAGCGAGGAATCTCTGTTACCACCTCTGTCATGCAGTTCCCATACCAGGATTGTGTAATTAATCTGCTCGACACACCCGGCCATGAAGATTTTTCGGAAGACACCTATCGTACTTTAACTGCAGTAGACTCAGCTTTAATGGTCATTGATGCGGCTAAGGGCGTCGAACCTCGTACGATCAAATTACTTGAAGTATGTCGACTTAGAAATATCCCCATCTTAACGTTCATCAATAAAATGGATCGGGAAACTCGCGACCCATTAGAGCTTTTAGATGAAATTGAATCAGTTCTGAAAATTAAATGTACTCCAATCACCTGGCCTTTAGGAATGGGTAAGAGTTTCAAAGGTGTTTACCATCTTCTTCGCAATGAATTTCATTTTTATGAGCATGGCCAAAATTCAAAAGCACAAGCCGGTTTAATTATTAGTGGTTTACAGAATCCAGAATTAGATCAACGCCTCGAAGATGATGCAAAAAATTTAAGAGAAGAAATCAATCTCGTCGCAGGGGCAAGTCACTCCTTTGATCAGGCTTCCTATCTAGCGGGTTCATTAACTCCAGTATTTTTTGGTTCGGCAATGAATAATTTCGGCGTAAAAGAATTATTGGATACATTCGTTTCCTACGCGCCTAGTACGCAGCCAAGACCCACTACCACTCGCACAGTGGACCCCAGCGAGAAAAATTTCACCGGCTTTGTTTTCAAAATACAAGCAAACATGGATCCTGCACATCGAGATCGAATTGCTTTTTTACGTGTCTGTTCGGGTAAATACCAAAAGGGAATGAAAATTCGGCACGTGCGCAATAAACGAGATATTCAAATTCAGAATGCACTAACATTTATGGCCGGCGACCGAGAGCATATAGAAGAGGCATACCCCGGCGATATTATTGGTTTACATAATCATGGCACGATACAAATAGGGGATACGTTTAGCCAGGGAGAAGAATTGCAATTTATTGGCATCCCTTATTTTGCACCTGAAATATTCCGTCGAGTCCGCCTTCAAGACCCCTTAAAACTAAAAGCACTTCAAAAAGGTTTATTACAATTATCTGAAGAGGGTGCAACTCAGTTTTTTAGACCCCTTAATTCCAACGAATTAATATTAGGTGCCGTGGGCGTCTTACAATTTGATGTAGTTGCCTATCGTTTGAAAAATGAATACAACGTGGAATGTAAGTATGAAGAAGTGTCGATCACTACTGCACGTTGGATACACTCTGACAACAAGAAAAAACTAGAAGAATTCAAACAACATTTAGGACACAATTTAGCGTTGGATGTGGGGAATAACCTAACCTACCTCGCTCCCACTAACATCAATTTAAATTTAACCCAGGAGCGATGGCCGGAAATTGAATTTCGCCCAACACGCGAACATATTGATTACACTTAG
- a CDS encoding cupin domain-containing protein — translation MEKVNLSEKFALFNDYWAPKIIGELNGQYVKLAKFNGEFMWHSHENEDELFLVVKGTLRIEFRDSSITLNEGEFYIVPKGVEHKPVADEEVHVMLLEPKSTQQTGGKDSDLLVDKQPWI, via the coding sequence ATGGAAAAAGTTAATTTATCAGAAAAATTTGCTCTTTTTAATGATTACTGGGCTCCAAAGATTATTGGAGAACTTAATGGTCAGTACGTTAAACTTGCGAAGTTTAACGGCGAGTTTATGTGGCATAGCCATGAAAATGAAGATGAATTGTTTTTGGTCGTGAAAGGTACGTTACGGATTGAATTTAGAGATAGCTCTATAACTCTAAATGAAGGCGAATTTTATATCGTACCGAAAGGTGTCGAACACAAACCTGTCGCCGATGAAGAAGTACATGTAATGTTACTTGAACCCAAATCTACACAGCAGACTGGCGGCAAAGATAGTGATTTACTGGTAGATAAACAGCCATGGATTTAA